DNA from Verrucomicrobiia bacterium:
CACCGACGGAGGGGTGGCCTCCTGTTTGGATGCCGCGACCGGCGAATCGGTGTGGATGGAACGGGTGGGCGGCAATTTTTCGGCGTCGCCGGTCGCCGCTGCGGGACGCCTGTATCTGGTTGCGGACAACGGGGACACCTCCGTGATTGAGGCCGGACCGGAATTCAAGGTGCTGGCTCGCAATCCACTCGGAGAACCGGTGCAGGCCTCGCCCGCGCTGGCGGACGGACGGTTTTACATCCGCACGGAGCGTCATCTGTTTTGCTTCAGGGCGCCCTGAAACGGTGCGGCGTCCGGGCGTACGGGGGGAATCCCGCGGGATCTTGGAAAATTCAGGCGCCTTTTGTAGAGTGCCCGGGTGCCTGGGTTGACGGATCGCCAGTGGTTTGCCCTCGCCGTCACCTGCTACGGCATGGGGGCGGCGTATTCGGTGCTGCTCTGGCGGCGCGGTTTTCGCCGTGATGACTGGATTCTGTATGCCTCGCTCGCCCTTGGAGCCTTGCTGCACACCGTGGCGATGCTCCACCGCGGGTTTTCGATCCAGCGCTGTCCGATCAACAACCTTTTTGAGGCCACCATGTTCATTGCCTGGACCATTGTGGCCGCGTTTCTCCTGCTGGGTTTGTGGCGCCGCCTGCGATCCCTCGGCGCCCTGGTAGCCCCACTGCTTTTTGCCCTTGGGGTCTTCGGACTATTTCCGATGCTGGACGAACGCGGACCGCGGCCGGCCTTCGTCCATGGCTGGGCCAGCCTGCACGCAGCGCTGGTGCTGCTGGCCTACGGCGCCTTCGGCCTGAGCGCCGTGGCGGCCCTGATGTACCTGACCCAGGAGCACAATCTGAAGTTCGACAAGACGCGGGCCGTGCTCGCGATCCTGCCGGCGATCCAGCGACTCGAGAAGGTGACCGCCTGCCTGGTGGTGGCGGGATTTGGCCTGCTCACCGCGGGTCTCGTGGTCGGCTCGTGGTGGCTTTACCGGGAGCAGGGACGCTGGTTTATCGCCGATCCCAAGGTCGTCTGGTCCTTGGGCGTCTGGCTCGCCTACGGCGCGCTGCTGGCGTTGCATGACCGGCTCCGGACCGTGGGGCGCCGGTTTGCCTGGGTGGTGATCGGGGCATTCGTCTTCGTGCTGCTCACGTTCTGGGGCACCAACCTGCCGTCGGCGATCCACAATCCGTAGGCCGCATGAACCTCCTGCTGGTCGGCATCAGTCACCATTCGGCTCCCGTCGAGCTGCGGGAGCGTTTTGCGTGTCCGGATGCCGAGGCCCCCGGTTTGCTCGAGCGCGTCCGTACCGGCGGCATCGGCACCGAGGCGGTGCTCGTGTCCACCTGCAACCGGGTCGAGCTGTACATCGGCACGCCCCATCCGCCTGCCGAGGCGACCGCGGCCCTGCGGCGTTTTCTGCTGAGCGACCGCGGCATCCAGGAGCCCCTGGGACCCGAGGTGTACCACCTCAGTGGCCTTGCGGCGGCCGAACATTTGTTCCGGGTGGCCGGCGGACTGGACTCCCTCGTCCTGGGCGAGACCGAGATCCTGGGGCAGTTGAAGCAGGCCTACGGACTCGCGCTGCGCTGTGGGAGCACCGGACGCCTCCTCAACAAGCTGTTTCAGGCGGCCTTTGCCGCCGCCAAGAAGATCCGGAGCGACACGCAGATCCAGCGCGGGAACACCAGTGTCGCCTCCGTGGCCGTGGACCTGGCGGAGAAGATCTTTGACGGACTTTCCGACCGCCAGGTGATGGTCATCGGCGCCGGCGATACCTCCGAGAAGACTGCCCGGGCGCTGCTCAGCCGCGGCGCCCATTCCGTGATCGTGAGCAATCGTTCCTGGGATCGCGCAGCGGCCCTCGCCGCGGAACTTGGGGGAAGGGCCATCCACTTTGATGAGTGGGAGCGGGAGTTTGCACGGCTCGACATTCTCATCAGCAGCACCAGCGCCCCGCATTTCATCCTCGACTTCCCGCGCCTCGAACGACTACTGGTCGGGCGCCCTGCCCGTCCGTTGTTGCTCGTGGACCTGGCAGTGCCCCGGGACATTGATCCGGAGATCAAGCGCCTGGATGGCGTTTTCCTCGCGAACGTGGACGACCTGCAGGCGATTGCCGACGAGCATGTGCGCAACCGGCGGGAGGAGCTGGCCCGTTGCGACGCCATCGTCCGGGAACGCGTGCAGGGGTGGTTGCACGGACTCGGGCCCGCGCCGCAGGCGACCGGACGCTGGGCGTTTGAATGAATCCGGGGACGACACCCCGCCGCTTTCCGATGCCGTCCTCCGATGCTCCCCACCGTCCGGTCACCGTTTGCACCCGGGGTTCCGCGCTGGCGCTGGCCCAGGCGGACGGGGTGATCCGTGAATTGCGGCGGCAGTTTCCGGAACGGCACTTCGAGCGCCTGGTGATCCGGACCACCGGGGATCGCCTCCAGACGTCACAAGCCCCGGACGCCTCCGAGTCGGTGCCCCGGGGCCTGTTCACCAAGGAGTTGGAGGTGGCGCTGCTGGACGGCACTGCGGATATTGCCGTTCACAGCCTGAAGGACCTTCCGACGGCGTTGCCGGAGGGCCTGGTGCTGGCGGCGACCCTGCCGCGGGCGGATCCGCGGGAGGTGCTGCTCTATCGCGATGTCGCCCATCCGGTTGCGCACCCGGAGGGCGGGGCAGCCCCGGACTGGCGACCGGGTGTACGGGAGCCGTACTTCGGAAAACCGGGTGCCTCGATCCGCGCCCTGCCACCGGGCGCTGTAGTGGCCACGAGCAGTCCGCGGCGTGCCGCCCAGCTGCGTGCCCTGCGCGGGGACCTTGCGGTGGTGCCCATTCGCGGGAATGTCGGAACGCGCCTGGAGAAGCTGCGGCGGGATCTGACGCTCGATGCCACGCTGCTTGCCGCGGCCGGGTTGGTACGACTGCAGTTTGACCTGGGCCCACGCGGGGTCCTGAGGCTGGATCCACGCCTGCCTGCCGACGTTCGGGAGACCCTCGCGGCACCGCCTGCGGGACTGCTGGCCTGCGTGCTCGATCCGGAGGAAATGCTGCCGGCGGTGGGGCAGGGGGCCGTCGCGCTGGAGATCCGGGCCGGGGACCCCGGGATCGCCCCCATCGTCGCCTCCCTGAACCATTTCAACACGTTCCAGTCGGTTACCGCAGAGCGCGCCTTCCTCGCAGCGATGGGCGGGGGATGCCAGTCCCCGGTCGCCGCCCATGCGCGCATCCTTGGGCATCAACTGGAGCTGCGGGCTGCCTCGTTCCACCAGGACCCACCCCGCGTGGCGTCCGCGCGGCGGCCGGTCCGCGAGGCCATCCGGTTGGGCGAGGAGGTTGCCGCAGTCCTGCGGTGAGGACCCGGCGGATCAGCGCTTGTGCGCCGTCAGAAATCCCCGGTGCACGAGGGTCTCCTCGTAACGTCCCACCTCGAAACCCGCGGCCGCCAGCAGGTCCGAATACTCGCGGATCGAGTAGCACCGGCCCTGCGTCGAGTGCATCAGCAGTGCCGAGTACTCGGCAACCGCCAACGGACCCGTCTTCTCGGGATTGAGGAAGGCGTCGTGGATCACCAACAGTCCGCCCGGGGGCATTGCCTCGAACGAACGTGAAAGGATCGAGGCGATCTCAGGTTCCTCCCAATCGTGGAGGACGTTGGAGATCAGATGAACGTCGCAGTCCTCGGGCCACGCCTCTTGAAACAGGTCGCCGGCCGCCACGCGGACGCGTCCGCCGAGTCCCAGCGCCGCAAGGCACGTGCGGGCGATGTGGTCCACCGGGGGTTGCTCCAGCACCGTGGCCTCCAGCCCGGGATGGGCCGCAACAAGAGCGGCGGCATAGATGCCCGAACCGCCGGCCACATCAAGCACGCGGCGGTTCCGGCCCAGGTCGAGGCGCCGGGCAAGGGCTGGGCCGAGCAGGCGCCCGCGGCAATCCATGGTGGCGGTAAACATTTGGGCGAAGGCCTCGTCCTCCATGGCCCGGTGCCAGTCGCGCGCCCCCCGGTCGCCCCCCCAGTTGGCCGGGCGGCCGGTGGTCAGGACCCGGACGTAGTCGAGCGTCACGGGACGGTCCTTCAGCGAGGCGTAGTACGGAGCAAGCCCCCACGGAGAGCCCTTCGTGAGAAAATCACGGCCGGTGCCGGTGAGCGCGAAGGACCCATCCCCGTTGCACGTCACAAATTCGTTGGCGACGCAAAGGGTGAGCAGCACGTCGGCGGGGCGCCGGGCGAAGCGATGTCGGGCGCAGAACTGTTCCAACGTGGCCGGGGCGTCACCCAGTGCGGAGAACACGTCGAAATGGACCAGGGCCGCGGTAATCAGGTCGGCGGCGTAGAGGGTGTCCCGATACGCATAGGCCCGCGTCGGGTCGCTCCCGGGCAGAGACATCAGGTCATCAACCGGCATGAAGGGATCCTCTCGCGGAGGACGCACGCCGCCAAGCACGTGTCATCGGTGGGCGTTGTCCGGGTCATTCATCCTCCGGATCGTGGGCGGGGAGACGGTCCACGTGGTCGCCGAGCGGTCCGTCGTCCGGGTTGACCTGGAATGCGGCCGGCAGCCGAAGCCGGCTGCTGATGTGGAACAGATCGGACCGGCGGTCCAGCCGGGGTGTGACGGTGCCGGCGTTCCGCGACGCGTGCAGCGCATCGAGGTCCACGTCGCAGATCAGCACCGTTTCCTCGTTGGCATCCGCCTCCGCCGCCACGCCGTCGCGGGCGAACGCGAAATCGGACGGCGTGAGCACCGCAGCCTGACCGTATTGCACGTCCATGTTGGCCACGTCGGGCAGGTTGCCCACATTGCCGGCGAGGGCGACGTAGATCTGGTTCTCGATGGCGCGGGCGGCAGCGCAGTGGCGCACGCGCAGGTAGCCCTGGCGGTTGTCGGTGCAGAAGGGGACAAATACGATCTCGGCGCCGGCATCGGCCAGGTATCGCGCGGTCTCGGGGAACTCGATGTCATAGCAGATCAGCACGCCGATCCGCGCCTTGGGGGTGTCAATGATCTGGAGGCTGCCTCCGCCCGAGATGCCCCACCAGCGGCGTTCGTTGGGCGTGATGTGCAGCTTGGGCTGCTCGACGATCTGGCCGCTGGGCAGGCAGATGTAGCTGTTGTTCAGCAGTTCCTTGCCGACACCGACCGGATGGCTGCCCCCGATGAGGGTCACGCCGTATTTCATGGCCAGGCCCTGGAGCAGGGTGACCAGCCTTGGAGTGTACTCCGACAGCTTGCGCATGCCCTCCTGGGGGGATTTGGCCTCCATGGCGGACAGGAGCTGGACGGTGAACAGCTCAGGAAAGAGCACGAAGTCCGCGCGGTAATCGGCGGCCACGTCGGTGAAGTACGTCACCTGCTGCGCGAACTCGGCGAAGGATTTCACGCGGCGCATCTGGTATTGCACGCAGGCGATCCGGGCCTTGCGCGGCCCGCGCGGCATCGGCTGGTGGTCCGGGTTGAGCCATTCGATCAGGCTGGCCCAGTTGCGGCTTTGCGGATCGCGCAGGTAGTTCGGCATCACCCCGCGCAACTGGAAGCCCTCGCGCAATTGAAAGCTCAGCACCAGGTCTCGAAACTCGCCGGAGGCCACCCGGTGGGCGTATTCGGGGGCTGACATCCTGTCGGCGTGCTCGTGGTAATTTGAAAGGCGGCCCCCGGCGAGAATGCGGCGCTTGTTCAGGCGCACGCACAACTCGCGACGCACTTCGTACAGCGCATGACCCACGCCCAGCCCGCGGGCGTCCGGATGGACGTAGATGTCCGCGCCATACAGCGTGTCCGAGTCCCGGTCATGGTTGGTGAAGTAGCCGCTGTCGGTGATTCCCGACCAGGTGTGGTGCCGCAGCGGATCGCGCCCGAGGTCCACGATGAGCGTGGCCACGGCGCCCACGATGCGGCCGCCCACCTCGGCAAGCCACTGCCCCTCCGGAAACACGCGCTGGTGGCTCAGCAGGTGCGCCTCTCCCCAGACGATGTTCTCGGCGGCGAGGACCGGATAGGCGGCCCGGTTCAGCTCGACCAGGCGCGGGATGTCAGCCTTGGTCGCCTGGCGGACCTTGATGGACTTCTTGGGCTTGCTCACGAACGCGCGGGTCGGGTGCGGGCCTCAGGAGGGATTCGAGATCCCATCCGCGGCTCCGCGGGAGGATCGTGGCGCGGAATTCGTCCCCGGGGGTTTCATGGGCGCGGGGTCCGGGGAGGTCGCCGCCGGGGGCGGGCCTTCCCGGGAGGTTTCGGCGGCCTTGCGGGCCCGCCACCATTCGTAGGCGAAGCCGCCGACAATCATCAGGGCCGCCAACGACCCGGTGTACGGCAGGATCCATTCGACGCGACGGGTCAATTCCGCACCGGCCCAGAGCGACAGCGTCGCGACCAGGACGACGATCCCCCAATAGATAAAGCGATTCTGTGGCATGGCAGGCATTCTTGCGTTCCGGGTGCTTCCCGGGATGCAGCCCGACGCACACGCCGCCGGCCGGCCCGGAAACTCCGCGATCAGTCTGCCTTCAAGGTGGCATGGCGCGAAGTCCAATCCAACCGACCGTCCCATCCATGGACCTTCGGGGCGGAGCTGCGACAGGCCTGCAGGGTGAACCCGGTGGCGCTCAGTCAGGGAGGTCCCGGATGCGCAGGTTGCGGAACCGGACGGTGCCGCCGTCGTCGTAGTTCTGCAGCCCGATGAATCCCCGCGCGCTGCGGCGCTCCGGATCGGTCCAGGTCGTGACGACCTCGCCGTTGATCCGGATCGAGTAGTTGTGTCCGAAGCAGACCACCTCGAAGTCGTTCCAGGTCCCCGGGGGATGGGTATTGGCCCGGGTGGATGCCTTGAACGGGTAGAGAGAGCCGGTACGCCAGTTGGGATTCTCCGGCGCGGGATCACCGATCTCAAACTCGTGTCCACGCCGGACCGCCACCCACGGATCCTCGCCGGGATTGGGGAAGCGGACGAACACTCCGGAATCGGCCGTGGCCTTGGACTGCAGGAACTCGCCTCGCAGTACAAAATTCGTGAACTCCCGGCCGCGATACCACCAAAGGCCCATGCCGCCTTCTGCGCTGGCCACCCCCTCGGCAACGGTGAAGCGTCCGGGGCCGCACTGGACCCAGTTCGTGGCGGCCGGATCGGTGAGGAGCGGGAGAAAATCACGCTCGTCGGGGGCGCTCTTTGGAATCCAACGGAGCAGGGAGGCGGGGATTTCATCCACCGGCCGTGTCTCCACCCTGCGAAAGAAGACTTCGGCCCCCTCGGATTGCAGTTGGATTTTGCCCTCCGTGAGCGGGCGCTTGCGCCCGTTTTCGATGTAGCCGGGATTGGTCAGAGCCAGGACGACTTCGCCATTCAGCAGATGGAGGCAGACGTTTCCCCAGGCGATCACTTCGCAGAGGTTCCAGTCGGCGGGACGTTCCGGGTCGAAGGGCGACGTGATGCCCTCGCCCGTGGTGAACTGCGGCGCTCCCGGCTCCCAGACGACGCATTGCTCGCCCGGGCTCTCTCCGCGGTAGGGAATGGTGGGGTGGTCCTGCAGCGTGACCTTGCGGCCCTCGATGTCCACATGGGTGCCGTCAACCGACCACCACTGGCCGACCCCCTTCTCCATGATGTTGCACTCGACGGAGCGCATCCACGCGTAACTCCCGGCGCCTTGGGGACCGATGGCCCAATAGAGAATCCCGGTGTCCCGGTAATGCCGGTCCTCATCGCGCGGCGGCCACTTTTTGGTGCCCCAACGGTACTCGACCCGAATGTGCGCATTTTCGAACGAGTTTTGCGTGGTGATGGCCCCGAAGACCTGCCCGGACACATGGATCGCGGGTGAACCGGAGGCGGTGTCCACGGTGAACACACCGAGCGGATCGTGATTGAGGCCCAAGGGCGGCTCGGCGGTCGTCTTCGGGTCCAGGTACCCGCTGCTCTTGGGTCCGAGCCAGGTATCCCAGCCTGTCAGGTCGCGGCCGTTGAACAGGGCCTGCCATGGCGTCTCGGCGGCGGGGAGAACGACCGGTGACGCGACGGCGGACAGGAGCACGCAACCGAGGAGGCACGGGAAGAGTCGGGGCATGGCGGACGCGGTGGTTCTAGGCAGGCGGGGCGAATTGCGCAATCGCCGGCACGACGCGTGAGACGCGGCCGGCGGCGAGCGCGAGGGCGCCGACCGGCACGGAGTCCTCCCCCAATCCGGCGAGCGCGATGCGCGGGCCGGGCAGGAAGGCGTTCATCACGTAGGCCGGCAGGGCCGCGGCGATCGCGGCGCGCAGCGGTTCGCCAATCAGCGAGAGTCCCCCCCCGATCACGATCACCTCGGGGTGGAAAAGCTGCACCGCGTGCGACAGCGCGAAGGCAAGGTTGTCGGCCAGTTCGCTAAGGATCGCCTGCGCCAGCGGGTCGCCGTCGGCCAGCGCGGGGGCCAGGGCCCTGGACTCGCAGCTTCCGACCGGTCGGAGGTGCGTGGCCAACGGACCCTCCGGATGCTGCCGGATGGCCTCCCGGATGCGGCGATCCACCGCCCATCCCGAGCATCGGGCCTCCACGCGCACCCCGGACTTGTCGAGGCAGAGGTGTCCAATCTCCGCTTCGCCCGGGGGTGCCCCGTGGTAGATGCGCCCGTCCACCACCAGACCGCCGCCCACCCCGCTGCCCATGTTGATCCAGAACACCGGGCTGGCGCCGCGTCCGGAGCCGCAAATGGCTTCGCCCAGCGCGGCGACGTTGGCGTCATTGTCCACATGCACGGGCAGCCCGGTTTCGGCGTACAGCCAGGCGCCAAGCTCGAAACCGTTCCAGCCCGAAATCTGATGGGAGCAGCCGATGCGTCCGGTGCGCCAGTCCACGGGGCCTCCGAACCCGACACCGACCGCCACCGGCCCATGTTCCTGGAGCAATCCGGGCAGGCGGCGGCTGAGGGAGGTGCGGATTCCGGCACCCCCGGCGGCGGGATCCACGGCATCCCGGGTTCGGGCGAGGATCCGCCCCGAGCCGTCGCCTGCCACGACCTGGAGCTTGGTGCCGCCGATTTCGATTCCGAGAACGCTCACGGGCACGAGTCTACCGGCACCGGAACGCGACGAGAAGCCGGGGCCATGCCACGCCGGGACGTCACTCGAACACGGCCCGCAGACGATCCAGTTCGGCCGCGCTCCAGCCTTCCGGTTCGGTCAGGGCCAGCCAGGCCTGAATGTAGTGAGCCGGTGCATACTCGTGTCCGAAGCCTTTCGGGGCGGTGCCCACCATCATGTCGGCGGCCAGTTGCAGCATGGTCACAATCGGAAACCAGCGCAGGTCGGCCGAGACATCGGGACCGCGCGGCTCGCGCATCCAGTCCGGCTCGCGCCAGGCCGACTGCGGGCTGTAGAACGTGATCGGATCGCTGGCGTATTGCAAAATGACCATCCGGAACGCCCCCCAATCAACAGCCCAG
Protein-coding regions in this window:
- the ccsA gene encoding cytochrome c biogenesis protein CcsA translates to MGAAYSVLLWRRGFRRDDWILYASLALGALLHTVAMLHRGFSIQRCPINNLFEATMFIAWTIVAAFLLLGLWRRLRSLGALVAPLLFALGVFGLFPMLDERGPRPAFVHGWASLHAALVLLAYGAFGLSAVAALMYLTQEHNLKFDKTRAVLAILPAIQRLEKVTACLVVAGFGLLTAGLVVGSWWLYREQGRWFIADPKVVWSLGVWLAYGALLALHDRLRTVGRRFAWVVIGAFVFVLLTFWGTNLPSAIHNP
- the hemA gene encoding glutamyl-tRNA reductase, giving the protein MNLLLVGISHHSAPVELRERFACPDAEAPGLLERVRTGGIGTEAVLVSTCNRVELYIGTPHPPAEATAALRRFLLSDRGIQEPLGPEVYHLSGLAAAEHLFRVAGGLDSLVLGETEILGQLKQAYGLALRCGSTGRLLNKLFQAAFAAAKKIRSDTQIQRGNTSVASVAVDLAEKIFDGLSDRQVMVIGAGDTSEKTARALLSRGAHSVIVSNRSWDRAAALAAELGGRAIHFDEWEREFARLDILISSTSAPHFILDFPRLERLLVGRPARPLLLVDLAVPRDIDPEIKRLDGVFLANVDDLQAIADEHVRNRREELARCDAIVRERVQGWLHGLGPAPQATGRWAFE
- a CDS encoding hydroxymethylbilane synthase, whose amino-acid sequence is MPSSDAPHRPVTVCTRGSALALAQADGVIRELRRQFPERHFERLVIRTTGDRLQTSQAPDASESVPRGLFTKELEVALLDGTADIAVHSLKDLPTALPEGLVLAATLPRADPREVLLYRDVAHPVAHPEGGAAPDWRPGVREPYFGKPGASIRALPPGAVVATSSPRRAAQLRALRGDLAVVPIRGNVGTRLEKLRRDLTLDATLLAAAGLVRLQFDLGPRGVLRLDPRLPADVRETLAAPPAGLLACVLDPEEMLPAVGQGAVALEIRAGDPGIAPIVASLNHFNTFQSVTAERAFLAAMGGGCQSPVAAHARILGHQLELRAASFHQDPPRVASARRPVREAIRLGEEVAAVLR
- a CDS encoding methyltransferase domain-containing protein, yielding MPVDDLMSLPGSDPTRAYAYRDTLYAADLITAALVHFDVFSALGDAPATLEQFCARHRFARRPADVLLTLCVANEFVTCNGDGSFALTGTGRDFLTKGSPWGLAPYYASLKDRPVTLDYVRVLTTGRPANWGGDRGARDWHRAMEDEAFAQMFTATMDCRGRLLGPALARRLDLGRNRRVLDVAGGSGIYAAALVAAHPGLEATVLEQPPVDHIARTCLAALGLGGRVRVAAGDLFQEAWPEDCDVHLISNVLHDWEEPEIASILSRSFEAMPPGGLLVIHDAFLNPEKTGPLAVAEYSALLMHSTQGRCYSIREYSDLLAAAGFEVGRYEETLVHRGFLTAHKR
- a CDS encoding bifunctional GNAT family N-acetyltransferase/carbon-nitrogen hydrolase family protein, which translates into the protein MSKPKKSIKVRQATKADIPRLVELNRAAYPVLAAENIVWGEAHLLSHQRVFPEGQWLAEVGGRIVGAVATLIVDLGRDPLRHHTWSGITDSGYFTNHDRDSDTLYGADIYVHPDARGLGVGHALYEVRRELCVRLNKRRILAGGRLSNYHEHADRMSAPEYAHRVASGEFRDLVLSFQLREGFQLRGVMPNYLRDPQSRNWASLIEWLNPDHQPMPRGPRKARIACVQYQMRRVKSFAEFAQQVTYFTDVAADYRADFVLFPELFTVQLLSAMEAKSPQEGMRKLSEYTPRLVTLLQGLAMKYGVTLIGGSHPVGVGKELLNNSYICLPSGQIVEQPKLHITPNERRWWGISGGGSLQIIDTPKARIGVLICYDIEFPETARYLADAGAEIVFVPFCTDNRQGYLRVRHCAAARAIENQIYVALAGNVGNLPDVANMDVQYGQAAVLTPSDFAFARDGVAAEADANEETVLICDVDLDALHASRNAGTVTPRLDRRSDLFHISSRLRLPAAFQVNPDDGPLGDHVDRLPAHDPEDE
- a CDS encoding DUF1080 domain-containing protein produces the protein MPRLFPCLLGCVLLSAVASPVVLPAAETPWQALFNGRDLTGWDTWLGPKSSGYLDPKTTAEPPLGLNHDPLGVFTVDTASGSPAIHVSGQVFGAITTQNSFENAHIRVEYRWGTKKWPPRDEDRHYRDTGILYWAIGPQGAGSYAWMRSVECNIMEKGVGQWWSVDGTHVDIEGRKVTLQDHPTIPYRGESPGEQCVVWEPGAPQFTTGEGITSPFDPERPADWNLCEVIAWGNVCLHLLNGEVVLALTNPGYIENGRKRPLTEGKIQLQSEGAEVFFRRVETRPVDEIPASLLRWIPKSAPDERDFLPLLTDPAATNWVQCGPGRFTVAEGVASAEGGMGLWWYRGREFTNFVLRGEFLQSKATADSGVFVRFPNPGEDPWVAVRRGHEFEIGDPAPENPNWRTGSLYPFKASTRANTHPPGTWNDFEVVCFGHNYSIRINGEVVTTWTDPERRSARGFIGLQNYDDGGTVRFRNLRIRDLPD
- a CDS encoding ROK family protein, translated to MPVSVLGIEIGGTKLQVVAGDGSGRILARTRDAVDPAAGGAGIRTSLSRRLPGLLQEHGPVAVGVGFGGPVDWRTGRIGCSHQISGWNGFELGAWLYAETGLPVHVDNDANVAALGEAICGSGRGASPVFWINMGSGVGGGLVVDGRIYHGAPPGEAEIGHLCLDKSGVRVEARCSGWAVDRRIREAIRQHPEGPLATHLRPVGSCESRALAPALADGDPLAQAILSELADNLAFALSHAVQLFHPEVIVIGGGLSLIGEPLRAAIAAALPAYVMNAFLPGPRIALAGLGEDSVPVGALALAAGRVSRVVPAIAQFAPPA